One part of the Phragmites australis chromosome 3, lpPhrAust1.1, whole genome shotgun sequence genome encodes these proteins:
- the LOC133911452 gene encoding SUMO-conjugating enzyme SCE1 yields the protein MSGGIARGRLAEERKAWRKNHPHGFVAKPETLPDGTVNLMVWHCTIPGKQATDWEGGYYPLTLHFSEDYPSKPPKCKFPQGFFHPNVYPSGTVCLSILNEDSGWRPAITVKQILVGIQDLLDQPNPADPAQTDGYHLFIQDPTEYKRRVRLQAKQYPALV from the exons atGTCGGGGGGAATCGCGCGCGGCCGCCtcgccgaggagcgcaaggcGTGGCGCAAGAACCACCCGCAC GGGTTCGTCGCGAAGCCGGAGACGCTGCCCGACGGGACGGTGAACCTGATGGTCTGGCACTGCACTATCCCCGGCAAGCAAGCG ACTGATTGGGAAGGTGGATACTACCCTCTTACCCTTCATTTTAGTGAGGATTACCCTAGCAAACCTCCCAAGTGCAAGTTCCCACAGGGTTTCTTCCACCCAAATGTCTATCCTTCAGGAACAGTCTGCCTTTCGATTCTTAATGAGGACAGC GGTTGGAGACCAGCTATTACTGTCAAGCAAATTCTCGTTGGGATTCAGGATCTGCTTGATCAGCCAAATCCTGCTGACCCTGCTCAGACTGATGGCTATCATCTTTTTATCCAG GATCCAACAGAGTATAAGAGGCGTGTTAGGCTGCAGGCTAAGCAGTATCCTGCGTTGGTCTGA
- the LOC133911453 gene encoding phragmoplastin interacting protein 1-like has product MAAEDQAPRTKPHPDKSKKRKKPKKDKWGQPFSVAAAEEPLVEPEQEPPAEDVEAAAEAEETAAAAEGYEPGKVVASGLPYTMTEVEIRKLFEWYGPLRSVQLSRFPDSGNFRGLAFVCFESDEVAIKSLELDGFKIGNRFMRVERCRVTASSNRKRKAEFQADPDKSEGCLSAYVGNLSWNVTEKDLQDFFKSSKIASIRFAIDKRTGGFRGFCHVDFQDDESLEKAIGMNQSELQGRPVKIAYSVSNRG; this is encoded by the exons ATGGCGGCCGAGGACCAGGCTCCTCGTACCAAGCCCCACCCCGACAAGTCTAAGAAGCGGAAGAAGCCCAAGAAGGACAAGTGGGGCCAGCCTTtctccgtcgccgccgccgaagaACCGCTGGTGGAGCCGGAGCAAGAGCCCCCGGCGGAGGACGTCGAGGCGGCTGCAGAGGCGGAGGAgaccgccgcggcggcggagggctaTGAGCCAGGCAAGGTGGTGGCGAGCGGATTGCCGTACACGATGACAGAGGTGGAGATCCGGAAGTTGTTCGAGTGGTACGGCCCCCTCCGGTCGGTGCAGCTCTCTCGCTTCCCCGACTCCGGCAACTTCCGCGGCCTCGCCTTCGTCTGCTTCGAG TCAGACGAAGTTGCGATAAagtcacttgagcttgatggaTTCAAAAT TGGTAACAGATTTATGAGGGTCGAAAGATGCAGGGTGACCGCAAGCTCAAATAGGAAAAGGAAGGCAGAGTTTCAAGCTGACCCTGATAAGTCTGAAGGCTGCCTCTCGGCATATGTCGGCAATCTCTCATGGAATGTCACGGAAAAGGACTTACAGGATTTCTTCAAATCATCGAAGATTGCATCCATAAGATTTGCCATCGATAAAAGAACCGGGGGTTTTCGTGGCTTCTGTCATGTTGATTTTCAAGACGACGAATCGCTTGAGAAAGCTATAGGGATGAATCAGTCTGAACTGCAGGGCAGACCTGTCAAAATAGCTTATTCGGTCAGTAACAGAGGCTGA